In uncultured Tolumonas sp., one DNA window encodes the following:
- a CDS encoding helix-turn-helix transcriptional regulator has translation MSRFLLIDDTDVSLAFAKHLRHLRETAKMSRQALAERSSVPAPTIKKFELTGQISFRQLLLLWQSLDDLKRLYELTLIQQSSVPTTIDEVLNDEF, from the coding sequence ATGTCTCGTTTTCTTCTCATCGATGATACAGATGTAAGTCTGGCGTTTGCCAAGCATTTACGACATCTTCGCGAAACAGCAAAAATGTCTCGTCAAGCTCTTGCCGAGCGAAGCAGCGTTCCAGCTCCGACTATCAAAAAATTTGAACTCACAGGTCAAATTTCGTTTCGCCAGTTATTACTGCTTTGGCAGTCTTTAGATGATTTAAAGCGTTTATATGAACTGACACTGATACAACAATCATCTGTGCCGACAACCATTGATGAGGTACTCAATGATGAGTTTTAA
- a CDS encoding type II toxin-antitoxin system HipA family toxin, producing the protein MMSFKPIQKLWVHRTLSTGTHVFVGTLAQNRQGVFFQYEPEYLAQFGNLSPFTLKPNTTLQLAPKQPNLGLHGVFADSLPDGWGLLLQDRMYRQHGILPGQVTAMDRLAFVGSQGMGALSFSPESTFSTSVHQELDLAVLGIEAQTLFDQSIHEELVGQTQDVLATLVAVGSSGGARPKAQIFMRQGEPQKCRTYAAPEDESWLVKFTSRNLPLGHEEGLCEAVYLQMAENAHCQPPAWQLIFAPEQSGAIAWLAVKRFDYLLTGQGAGRLHMHSVCGLLDADFRTPSLDYLDLIKASRQLCKSPSVGQLQFRRAVFNLFAANQDDHSKNWAFLQSDFGDWNVAPFFDVTFSPHPFNEHATAFGGHGKKPPLKTMQKLAASAGFASWKEAQQCIFEVVESISQFSLLASQVGVSKTTIRTIEEILEERRADNALLIKA; encoded by the coding sequence ATGATGAGTTTTAAACCCATCCAAAAATTGTGGGTACATAGGACATTGTCAACGGGCACGCATGTTTTTGTCGGGACGTTGGCACAGAACCGGCAAGGTGTTTTTTTTCAGTATGAGCCAGAATATCTGGCTCAATTCGGCAACCTGTCTCCTTTTACGCTAAAGCCGAACACAACATTGCAGCTCGCGCCGAAACAACCGAATCTTGGTTTACATGGCGTCTTTGCTGATAGTTTACCGGATGGCTGGGGTTTACTACTTCAAGATCGCATGTATCGCCAGCATGGAATATTGCCTGGTCAAGTGACAGCAATGGACAGACTAGCGTTTGTTGGTTCACAAGGTATGGGGGCATTATCTTTTTCGCCTGAATCAACATTTTCAACATCAGTACATCAAGAACTAGATTTGGCCGTTTTAGGAATTGAAGCACAAACGCTTTTTGACCAATCGATCCACGAGGAACTGGTTGGGCAAACGCAAGACGTTCTGGCCACCTTGGTGGCTGTGGGGAGCTCTGGAGGTGCCAGACCTAAAGCACAAATCTTTATGCGTCAAGGGGAGCCGCAGAAGTGCCGGACTTATGCCGCACCAGAAGACGAATCATGGTTAGTGAAATTCACCTCCAGAAATCTACCACTTGGACATGAAGAAGGTCTTTGTGAAGCCGTGTATTTACAAATGGCTGAAAACGCACATTGTCAACCGCCTGCATGGCAACTGATCTTTGCTCCAGAACAATCGGGGGCGATTGCATGGCTTGCGGTCAAACGCTTTGATTATCTTTTAACAGGACAAGGTGCTGGGCGTTTACATATGCATAGTGTCTGTGGTTTGTTGGATGCTGATTTTCGAACACCAAGTCTTGATTATCTGGATCTGATCAAGGCCAGTCGGCAGCTTTGTAAATCCCCTAGTGTTGGTCAGCTGCAATTTCGTCGGGCAGTATTTAATTTATTCGCAGCAAATCAGGATGATCACAGTAAAAACTGGGCATTTTTACAAAGTGATTTTGGTGATTGGAACGTAGCTCCTTTCTTTGATGTTACCTTTAGTCCACATCCGTTTAATGAACATGCAACCGCATTTGGTGGACATGGAAAAAAACCGCCTTTAAAAACCATGCAAAAGCTAGCTGCTAGTGCTGGTTTTGCTTCGTGGAAAGAAGCGCAACAGTGTATTTTCGAGGTCGTGGAATCTATCAGCCAGTTTTCATTGCTCGCAAGTCAGGTTGGAGTCAGCAAAACAACCATTCGCACAATAGAAGAAATTTTGGAAGAACGTAGGGCTGATAATGCTTTACTTATTAAGGCTTGA